ATCGGAATGGGGCTTACGCTGCGCGGCACGATGTCTGCCGACGGCAAGATTACGGGCACCGCGAGCGACGACGGCCGGCTCTACGAGTTTACCGCGGCGCCCTTGCCGGGTTAGCGCTGCGGTGCGACGCTGATCGCGTAGCTGGTTGGCGAGTCGACCGCGGTAAAATGAGATAGCATTCCCCCGGCCTTCGGGTAAGCCCAAACGCCGACTTCGCTCTCTCCTATATTCGTGAGGAGGTAGCCGTTCGCTACGGCAAAGTACTCGACTTGATTTCGCCAGCCCCCAAAGCGGAGCGTCTTCACGATGACGAGTTTTGTTCCCGAAACTTTGACCCGGTAGATTACGATTGGGCGATCCTCGGTGCCAAGCTCCTTCGCCTGTACCGCGAGGTACTGTCCATCAAAGTGCATATCGTATAAGTTTGCGAGCTGCTCGTTTAGCAGAAAGGCCGTGAACTTATCGCCTTGATACGGCAGCTCTAAGAGATAGGACTTGGTTTGCGTGCTTGCGACAACGAAGAGATTCCCCCGAGCGTCGTAGGCCGGGTACTGACAGATTCGAAATCGAGAAGCTGTGTGGATCGCAGGCGGCCCTTTCGCACCTTTAAATATTGCGACGCTGCAACTGGTCACCTTGACGGTATTGATGACGGCGAGATTGCCCGTCATGGGATCCCCGGAACACTGGTCGCTTCGCGCCCCTTGATCTGCGATCTCCGCGATCGGCCGCCGGCCGCCATGAGCGTACTCGAAAATGACGTCGTACGTGGGTGCGAAGACGTGGCCGCGCGCGTCGGAACAGAGATAGACCCCGCCGTGAGGCATCAGCACGCTGTGCTGCGGCTGACCGGCGGGCGAGGTAAAGACGGAGAGCTTACGCGCGCCGTAGGAGCCGATCAGGTAGAGCAGATCGCTGGAGTTCGCGAGCCGCGCCGCCGCCGGTGCCTGCGACGGAATCACGGGTTGCTGCTGGAGTGCTCCGCATCCGGCGGTAACTAGGGAAGCGACGACTGCCGAAAGGCACATGGCCTTTGTCAGGTTCATGGCGCTACACTCACCGTCATACTGCCGGGTTCGTCGACGTCCTTTATAGTCTTGGTTGGTTCGCCTCCGGCGGGATAGGAAAAAAAGTACAGCGTATAGCCATCTGAGACGATCAGCGTCGAACCGCGGACGAAGAACCGTGCGGCGTCGGTGCTTAGGGTTGTAGAGCCCTTCAAGGAACCTTTGCGCGCGTCGATCGCGTACCGATTGATCTGTCCGTAGTAGTAGTATGACGAGCTTCCAGCTTCGCCTCCGACGGCGATATGTTTCCCGTCCCACTGAAGACCCGTTGGATTCGGAACGTGGGGAGAGAGGATCACGCGCTTGAACTTTCCGTTGATGAGCTCGCCGAGGGTTGCATAGCTGTTGCCACCCAGTACGAACAAATTGCCCTCGGAGTCGTACGTGAGGTCGTTCGGCGAGAGCCACAAGTAGTATCGCTTCGGCTTCCCTTGTCCGTGCGGATAGATGAGCAGCGTGCCGCCCTCAACGTTACCGACGCCGAGGTCGCCGGTCTTCGGATTGACGGCACAAGAGGCAGCGCCATTATCTGGGTCGGACAACGTCGCCATCGGTTTTTTTGCGCCGTGTCTATACACGAAGATCGTTGATGTGGATTGGAACGACTGCGTCATGTACACGTTACCCTGGCGGTCAGAACAAAGGCCGGTAATTTGCTTGGATATTTTGTACACGACCCGACCCGCGGGGAACGACAGCACGTACACGTAGGCCCAGGTCGCCGTATGGCCGACGACGTAGAGCAAGTCGCCCGCGGGCGCGCGACGTGTCGTTTGAGGCTGCACGGCCACTCCAGCGGGAACGGTCGATTGCGCACCCCCGCAGCCGGCGAGAAGAGCGATCCCAGCGATGCGAACAAGAAGCCGGTTCCATTGAAGTCGTGCCATAACTTCCGGAGATTCGACGCGCCGTCGGTGGCCCCCGTGGAACCGGCGGCGGGCGGGCGCCTAGGTGACGCGAGATTAGCCAGAAAGTTTTGTTTGGTCGCGGCCGGGTTCAGGGCGGTCGGCGACGACCGGTTCGATCGATGTTCCCGGTGGTCTTGCAGTAGAGTAGACCTGCTGGTGCAGGTGAACGACTTGTAGCGGCGTGGGATCCTTCATCAGCGCCATGATGAGCGCGACGACCCAACCGATGAACGACCAGCCAAGTAGAATATTGAGAACGACGATCGTGGCGGAGTTGCGGCGGTGTGCGACGACGGCGAGGATTGACGGCAGGAAATAAATCATCGTTCCGATCGCCGACACGATCATCCAGAAGAAGAGCCCGATAGAGAACGCCGCCGCCACGTGTTGAGCTTCCGCGCGCCGGCTCCGGCGCCTGTCGCGACGGCAGGAAGCGGGCTGGGCGGCGGGCAAGCGCCTCGCCGATGAGGCGCGCGTTTTTGCTCGGCGTGGCTTGGGTGTTGGCCGTATGCCCGCCGGCCGGAGCGCAAACTCTCACGATTCCGATCGAGACTCAGATCCGCCCGGTCGTCGCCGAGACGCTCTTCCAGCAGCTCTTCGCTAACTTCTTTAGCGAGAGCGACGGCACGACGTACGTGCAGACGGGCGACATTCCGGCGATGTGGCTACGCGATTCAGCCGCGCAGACGATGCCGTACATTCGCTTCGTCCACGACTACCCCGACCTGAGGAAGACGTTTTACGGCGTCGTCGAGCGCGACGCGAAGAACATCATGGTCAACCCCTACGCGGAGGCCTTCAGCGCCGACTACCGCGTGTGGGAGGACAAGTGGGAGATCGACTCGCTCTCGTGGCCGGTCGTGCTGATCTTCGTCTACTACGCCAATACGCGCGACCGCGGCATTTTCACGCCGACCGTGCACAGCGCGCTGCAGAAGATCGTCGCGGTGCTCAAGTGCGAGCAGCAGCACGCAACGTGCAGCCACTACTCCTGGCCGAACCCCGTTCCGACGCACGACCAGTACAATCCTAACACCGGCCTGATCTGGAGCGCCTTTCGGCCGTCGGACGATCCGGTGACCTATCGTTTCAACATTCCGCAGAACGCCTTTGCGGTCGTGGCGATGAAGCTGGTAGCCGCCTTCGCGCGCGAGGCCTTCAAGGACGATCAGCTGGCCCAGGACGCGACCGCCATCGCTACCCAAGTGCAAGCCGGCGTGCAGCGTTACGGACGAACGTTCAGTGCGGGCTACGGCGGGTGGATGTACGTCTACGAGACCGACGGCTACGGCAATAACAACCTGATGGATGATGCCAACCTCCCCAACCTGACGGCCCTGCCGTTCACCGGCTGGTGCGCGACCACCGATCCGGTCTACCTTAATACGCGGCGCTTCACGCTGAGCTTCGACGACCCGTACTATTACACGGGCAAGTACGCGACGGGCCTCGGCAGCCCGCACAC
This genomic stretch from Candidatus Cybelea sp. harbors:
- a CDS encoding glycoside hydrolase family 125 protein, which encodes MRRAFLLGVAWVLAVCPPAGAQTLTIPIETQIRPVVAETLFQQLFANFFSESDGTTYVQTGDIPAMWLRDSAAQTMPYIRFVHDYPDLRKTFYGVVERDAKNIMVNPYAEAFSADYRVWEDKWEIDSLSWPVVLIFVYYANTRDRGIFTPTVHSALQKIVAVLKCEQQHATCSHYSWPNPVPTHDQYNPNTGLIWSAFRPSDDPVTYRFNIPQNAFAVVAMKLVAAFAREAFKDDQLAQDATAIATQVQAGVQRYGRTFSAGYGGWMYVYETDGYGNNNLMDDANLPNLTALPFTGWCATTDPVYLNTRRFTLSFDDPYYYTGKYATGLGSPHTPKGWIWPLGIIGAALTTTSRDDIVNAIKMLDQSDTLNGLMHESVDPDDPDDPAHFTRPQFGWANAFWAELLFRAVAGYSLLPYGPIGAAIPGERLSEIPTVTPLSAQFRNRALLAQTLGQLLQQHPQP
- a CDS encoding superinfection immunity protein, translating into MAAAFSIGLFFWMIVSAIGTMIYFLPSILAVVAHRRNSATIVVLNILLGWSFIGWVVALIMALMKDPTPLQVVHLHQQVYSTARPPGTSIEPVVADRPEPGRDQTKLSG